In the genome of Enterococcus hirae ATCC 9790, one region contains:
- a CDS encoding TetR/AcrR family transcriptional regulator → MVHRYNKDTQKKILHEANHLFMSKGYLGTSTREIAKNAGITQPNLYHYFSDKEKLYQAVLEQHLKTVGDDLRKIAATGADDFQQTLTKMAEYLIETHLIDLFMMLHDLKLNLSAETRNHLFCLWKKNYREPFEKIFANHQQLLRKNVTQELAAKHFFLLLAPYITESGHSEEQPFDVATLIDLYLNGVIV, encoded by the coding sequence GTGGTTCATCGCTATAACAAAGACACGCAAAAAAAGATTTTACATGAAGCCAATCATTTGTTTATGTCAAAAGGCTATCTCGGCACGTCTACTCGTGAAATTGCTAAGAACGCTGGGATTACCCAACCCAATCTTTATCATTACTTTAGTGACAAAGAAAAACTTTACCAGGCAGTTCTGGAACAACATTTGAAAACAGTAGGGGACGATTTGAGGAAAATCGCCGCAACGGGTGCCGATGATTTTCAACAAACGTTAACTAAGATGGCTGAATATCTTATCGAAACCCATCTCATTGATTTGTTTATGATGCTGCATGATTTGAAGCTCAATCTTTCAGCTGAAACAAGAAATCATTTGTTTTGTTTATGGAAAAAGAATTATCGGGAACCTTTTGAAAAGATTTTTGCCAATCATCAACAACTATTACGAAAAAACGTCACACAGGAACTGGCAGCGAAACATTTTTTCCTTTTGCTAGCCCCTTATATTACTGAATCTGGTCATTCAGAGGAACAGCCTTTTGATGTGGCGACTTTGATCGATCTATACTTAAATGGGGTTATTGTTTAG
- a CDS encoding alpha-hydroxy-acid oxidizing protein — MEKVYQAGTHEGMIDFINMEDLELAATQVIPSGGYGYISSGAGDLFTYRENQKAFNHQLVIPHVLKDVELPDTTTYFSDETLAAPIIMAPVAAHGLAHEQAEKASAKGVSEFGTIYTASSYASCTLEEIRAAGGPEAPQWFQFYMSKDDGINLDILEMAKRNGAKAVVLTADATVGGNRETDRRNGFTFPLPMPIVQAYQSGVGQTMDAVYKSSKQKLSPKDIEFITTHSELPVYVKGVQSEDDVYRSLDAGAQGIWVSNHGGRQLDGGPASFDSLRYVAEAVDKRVPIVFDSGVRRGQHIFKAIASGADLVAIGRPAIYGLSLGGSTGIKQVFDFFKTELEMVMQLAGTQTVEDIKNAKLRENRFMC, encoded by the coding sequence ATGGAAAAAGTTTATCAAGCTGGTACACATGAAGGGATGATTGATTTCATCAATATGGAAGATCTGGAATTAGCAGCTACTCAAGTAATCCCTAGTGGTGGATATGGCTATATCAGTAGTGGTGCAGGGGATTTGTTTACTTATCGAGAAAATCAAAAAGCCTTTAATCATCAATTGGTTATCCCTCATGTTTTGAAAGATGTGGAATTACCTGATACAACGACCTATTTTTCTGATGAAACATTAGCCGCACCAATCATTATGGCACCAGTAGCAGCGCATGGATTAGCCCATGAACAAGCTGAAAAAGCTTCGGCTAAAGGAGTATCAGAATTTGGAACGATCTATACAGCTAGTTCTTACGCTTCTTGTACCTTGGAAGAAATTAGAGCAGCTGGTGGTCCTGAAGCTCCTCAGTGGTTTCAGTTTTATATGAGTAAGGACGATGGGATCAACTTGGATATCTTGGAAATGGCAAAAAGAAACGGAGCAAAGGCGGTTGTTTTAACAGCTGATGCAACAGTTGGCGGAAATCGTGAAACAGATCGGCGAAATGGTTTTACTTTTCCGTTGCCCATGCCAATCGTTCAAGCTTACCAATCGGGAGTCGGTCAAACGATGGATGCAGTCTATAAATCGTCTAAACAAAAATTAAGTCCAAAAGATATCGAATTTATTACGACCCATTCAGAGTTGCCAGTTTATGTCAAAGGGGTACAATCAGAAGATGATGTGTATCGTTCTCTTGATGCTGGTGCACAAGGGATTTGGGTCTCCAATCATGGTGGTAGACAGTTAGATGGTGGTCCAGCTTCTTTTGATTCATTACGCTATGTAGCTGAAGCTGTGGATAAACGTGTACCGATCGTATTTGATAGCGGTGTTAGACGAGGGCAACATATCTTTAAAGCGATTGCTTCAGGAGCTGATTTAGTTGCCATTGGTAGACCAGCCATTTATGGACTTTCTTTAGGAGGAAGTACAGGAATCAAACAAGTATTTGATTTTTTCAAAACAGAACTTGAAATGGTCATGCAATTAGCTGGAACTCAAACTGTTGAAGACATCAAAAACGCAAAATTGAGAGAAAATCGTTTCATGTGTTAA
- a CDS encoding ABC transporter permease — protein MFLALNEIIHSKLRYALVAGVMFLIAYLVFFLTGLAYGLAQDNRTAVDKWEADYIVLSKDANTNLGMSMITKKTAQEVKGDKVAYLAQTPGVVTSKDNDEAGKINVSFFGIDPDQFIMPNIVEGKAFVGNDEAVGDISLKEEYGLGIGDTVKLSGSDKTFRLTGFTENAKFNVSPVLYTTLDAYQEIRFEKTDTSENARINAVVVRGQIDDLPNDLEKISISKFINELPGYSAQVLTFGFMIGFLIVIAAIVIGIFIYVLTMQKINIFGVLKAQGMTGGFIARSVVAQTFLLSFFGIGLGLLGTVGTSFLLPDTVPFQSNWLFFGVISVLMLVVAILGALFSVRAIVKIDPLKAIG, from the coding sequence ATGTTTTTAGCATTAAATGAAATCATACATTCAAAATTACGCTATGCGTTGGTTGCTGGGGTGATGTTTTTAATTGCATATTTGGTCTTTTTTTTAACCGGTTTAGCGTATGGACTGGCACAAGATAACCGAACGGCTGTCGATAAGTGGGAGGCAGACTATATTGTACTGTCAAAAGATGCCAATACGAACCTAGGGATGTCAATGATCACGAAAAAGACAGCGCAAGAAGTAAAAGGGGATAAGGTGGCTTACTTAGCACAAACACCAGGGGTCGTAACCAGTAAAGACAACGATGAGGCAGGAAAAATCAATGTGAGTTTTTTTGGTATTGATCCAGATCAATTTATCATGCCTAATATTGTTGAAGGTAAGGCCTTTGTTGGGAACGATGAAGCAGTGGGTGATATTAGCTTAAAAGAAGAGTATGGTCTAGGAATTGGCGATACAGTTAAACTTTCTGGTAGTGACAAAACCTTTCGATTAACTGGATTTACCGAAAATGCGAAGTTCAATGTATCGCCAGTTTTATATACAACACTTGATGCTTACCAAGAAATTCGTTTTGAAAAAACAGATACAAGTGAGAATGCTCGAATCAACGCGGTGGTTGTTAGAGGACAGATAGATGATTTACCAAATGATCTTGAAAAAATCAGCATTTCTAAATTTATCAATGAATTACCTGGCTATAGTGCGCAAGTACTCACTTTTGGTTTTATGATCGGCTTTTTGATCGTGATTGCAGCGATTGTAATCGGAATTTTCATTTATGTGTTGACCATGCAAAAAATCAATATTTTTGGTGTTTTGAAGGCGCAAGGAATGACAGGAGGGTTTATCGCTCGCTCAGTAGTGGCCCAAACTTTCTTACTCTCATTCTTTGGGATCGGTCTTGGTTTGTTGGGAACAGTGGGGACCTCGTTCCTTTTACCAGATACCGTACCTTTTCAAAGTAATTGGTTATTTTTCGGAGTTATCAGTGTTTTGATGTTAGTGGTCGCCATTTTAGGTGCGCTGTTTTCGGTACGAGCAATTGTAAAAATCGATCCGTTGAAGGCAATTGGTTAG